CAAAGCCTCTCCTCTTCGGACAAGCTGATCATTGTATTCTTTCCAATTTCTTGAAGACATGTATATTAGTTGGGTTTCTAGTTATTAAGCGACACACTATCTTTAAATCATCATCTTTAATAAAACTATCTATTTTTGAATCCAAGTCTTTTATCTTAGCTTGTATTCCTTCTATTTGTTTCAGATCGTAAACATTCTTTTTTCCATTAATTGGATTCAAATACTGTTGTCGTTGTGCATAGACTTTTCTCAATTCTTCAACTCTTCTGAACCAATAAACTCTATCAATTTCTGGTATTTTATGACAAACAAAGAAGTTCAAGATTTTATCTTCCACACCATGATTAGTCAATTGAGTAATAAAGAATTTTCTGAGACAATGTGTCCTTAATCTACCATAAGTTCCATTACCATTTCCTAATCCAGATTTCTTAGCAGCATCTTTGATTGTTTTGTTAAACATATGAGCAGAAACAGCTTCAACTTTCTTATTACCATACTTCTTACTTCTACCAACAAACAATGGACTGTCATCAGTTATTATTTCACCATTTTTCTTTCTCCATTCAAGATATTGTTTCATTATCTCTACACCATCAGAAGCAAGGAATGTAATCCTTTCACCAATCATTTCTCGATCTTTCTTAGGAACAAACTGAATAGCTAATGGTATTTTTTCTAGTTCAAGTTCTCTTCGAATATCTCCAACTTTCAATTCAACTGCATCAGAGACTCTCATTCCTGTTTGAGCTATGAAAATGATTC
The genomic region above belongs to Candidatus Aenigmatarchaeota archaeon and contains:
- a CDS encoding tyrosine-type recombinase/integrase, which produces MKRTNPTKKSKVKEKFKGFSEKQLLEYPEVQTWLKTVSEKSGRLYIKCLEKFCNWCEKSPKQLILDRDNELKATNPNGRTETRNLILDFRKYLEQEGYAPKSINTFDGCIRGFYTAVLGKIGMVNVKNYKDSFVTTRKDLVPTLEEVKKMLDTVDLEEKFRIIFIAQTGMRVSDAVELKVGDIRRELELEKIPLAIQFVPKKDREMIGERITFLASDGVEIMKQYLEWRKKNGEIITDDSPLFVGRSKKYGNKKVEAVSAHMFNKTIKDAAKKSGLGNGNGTYGRLRTHCLRKFFITQLTNHGVEDKILNFFVCHKIPEIDRVYWFRRVEELRKVYAQRQQYLNPINGKKNVYDLKQIEGIQAKIKDLDSKIDSFIKDDDLKIVCRLITRNPTNIHVFKKLERIQ